The following coding sequences are from one Bacteroidota bacterium window:
- a CDS encoding DUF2723 domain-containing protein gives MKQFRLLNVTVGWLSFLIAAITYILTIEPTTSFWDCGEFITTAFKLQVGHPPGAPTFMIMARFFTMFTTDVTQVAKMVNIMSGLASAFTILFLFWTITHIAKKIIIKSDNLSIGQTIAVLGAGFVGALAYTFSDTFWFSAVEAEVYSSSSLFTAVVFWAILKWENVADQKYSNRWIILIAYLVGLSIGVHLLNLLAIPAIVFVYYYKKYQVSQKGIVYALIISIVMLGVIMYGIIPGVVIVASWFELLFVNMFGLPYNTGVMFYILLLLGSIIFGIIYTSKKKKVLLNTIIVSFTAILIGYSSFSMVVIRSLANPPMDQNNPETVFGLLSYLNREQYGDRPLFHGQHYNAPIVDEKDDKETLTQVDGRYEVTNVTPKYIYDDRFLTLFPRMYSAQAKHVKEYKYWGKVVGKPIKAQGRDGETKVMRVPTFGENLRFFFKYQIGHMYLRYFMWNFAGRQNDIQGHGDVLKGNWISGIPLIDDARLGPQDMLPESFKNNKANNKLYFLPLILGIMGIVYLYMRNRKDFWVVFLLFIFTGLAIVVYLNQYPIQPRERDYAYAGSFYAFAIWIGLGVLWIYELLNKYLSQKVSAVIATIACFLLVPAHMLSQNWDDHDRSNRYTARDFAHNYLESCAPNAILFTNGDNDTFPLWYAQEVEGIRTDVRVVNLSYLSTNWYIDQMIRQSYESAPVPFTLKPDQYIQGKRDYVPMFDRTKEYVDLKKVMQFVGSESPKTKYSAQGKDLDYIPTKKLSLAVDSAKVVSNGTVKLKDADKIVSSIDWDPKKSYLLKNDLMTIDLLTANDWDRPVYFAITVGSSSYLKLEPYFQVEGLAYRLVPIKTKDSNKGKIGRMDTEIVYENMMNKFKWGGINDPRVYLDENNQRMLMNFRSNFARLALALFEEGKKEKSLEVADRCIELMPHKFVPYNYFNLQLSEVYYKLGEIEKGNEIIALLADVSEEKINYFFSLDREDASFFQDELKRDLYMMQEFVKVAERNKQNEMKDDLEKRFSILYSIYSQGS, from the coding sequence ATGAAGCAATTTAGATTATTGAATGTTACAGTTGGTTGGTTGTCTTTTTTGATTGCAGCCATTACTTATATTTTAACAATTGAGCCTACAACAAGTTTTTGGGATTGTGGAGAATTTATCACCACAGCTTTCAAATTGCAGGTTGGGCACCCTCCCGGAGCACCTACATTTATGATTATGGCTCGATTCTTTACTATGTTTACAACTGATGTTACACAGGTTGCAAAAATGGTAAATATCATGTCTGGTTTGGCAAGTGCTTTCACAATACTTTTTCTTTTTTGGACTATCACTCATATTGCAAAAAAAATAATAATAAAATCAGATAATCTTTCAATAGGCCAGACAATTGCAGTTTTGGGAGCAGGATTTGTTGGAGCTTTGGCATATACTTTTTCCGACACTTTTTGGTTTTCGGCAGTCGAAGCTGAAGTATATTCTTCATCATCTTTGTTCACCGCAGTAGTTTTTTGGGCAATTTTGAAATGGGAAAACGTTGCCGATCAGAAATATTCTAATCGTTGGATAATATTAATTGCTTATCTCGTTGGACTTTCTATTGGGGTTCACCTACTGAATTTATTGGCAATACCTGCAATTGTCTTTGTTTATTATTACAAAAAATATCAGGTTTCGCAAAAAGGAATTGTTTATGCTCTTATTATTTCGATTGTAATGTTGGGTGTAATTATGTATGGAATAATTCCGGGAGTTGTTATTGTAGCTTCATGGTTCGAATTGTTGTTCGTAAATATGTTTGGGTTACCTTATAATACAGGTGTAATGTTTTATATTCTTCTATTATTAGGTTCTATTATTTTTGGGATTATTTATACATCAAAGAAGAAAAAAGTTTTACTAAATACTATAATTGTTTCATTCACAGCCATTTTGATAGGCTATTCGTCATTTAGTATGGTAGTGATTCGTTCGCTTGCAAATCCACCAATGGATCAGAACAATCCTGAAACTGTATTTGGATTATTATCTTATTTGAATCGTGAACAATATGGAGACAGACCATTATTTCATGGGCAACATTACAATGCACCTATAGTTGATGAAAAAGATGATAAGGAAACTTTAACGCAAGTTGACGGAAGATATGAGGTAACTAATGTTACTCCAAAATATATTTATGATGATAGATTCCTAACTCTTTTTCCGCGTATGTATAGTGCTCAGGCAAAACATGTTAAAGAGTATAAATATTGGGGAAAAGTCGTAGGAAAACCTATTAAAGCACAAGGTAGAGATGGAGAAACAAAAGTTATGCGAGTTCCAACTTTTGGCGAAAATTTGCGATTCTTTTTCAAATACCAAATAGGACATATGTATTTAAGGTATTTCATGTGGAATTTTGCAGGAAGGCAGAACGATATTCAAGGACATGGCGATGTTTTGAAAGGAAACTGGATAAGTGGAATTCCTTTAATAGACGATGCCAGACTTGGACCTCAAGACATGCTGCCCGAATCGTTCAAAAACAATAAAGCCAACAATAAACTATATTTCTTACCATTGATTTTAGGAATAATGGGAATAGTTTATTTATATATGCGAAACAGAAAGGATTTTTGGGTAGTTTTTCTTTTATTTATTTTCACAGGATTAGCCATTGTTGTTTATCTCAATCAATATCCGATACAGCCACGCGAGAGAGACTATGCCTATGCCGGCTCGTTCTATGCTTTTGCAATTTGGATAGGACTTGGAGTTCTTTGGATTTATGAGTTATTGAATAAATATTTATCTCAAAAGGTGAGTGCTGTAATTGCAACAATTGCATGCTTCTTATTAGTTCCGGCACATATGCTTAGCCAAAATTGGGACGACCATGATCGTTCGAATAGATACACAGCAAGAGACTTTGCTCATAATTATTTAGAATCTTGTGCTCCGAATGCTATTCTGTTTACAAATGGAGACAACGACACTTTCCCGCTTTGGTATGCCCAGGAAGTTGAAGGAATTAGAACTGACGTAAGAGTTGTAAATCTTAGTTATCTAAGTACAAATTGGTATATCGATCAAATGATTAGACAATCATACGAATCAGCGCCTGTTCCGTTTACACTGAAACCGGACCAATATATTCAAGGAAAACGAGATTATGTTCCAATGTTCGATAGAACAAAAGAATATGTAGATTTGAAAAAGGTTATGCAGTTTGTAGGAAGCGAAAGCCCGAAAACAAAATATTCAGCTCAAGGCAAAGATTTAGACTATATTCCTACAAAAAAATTGAGCCTTGCTGTAGATTCTGCAAAAGTTGTGAGCAATGGAACAGTAAAATTGAAAGATGCTGACAAAATTGTGTCCTCAATAGATTGGGATCCTAAGAAAAGCTATTTGCTCAAAAACGACTTAATGACTATTGATCTTTTGACTGCCAACGACTGGGATCGTCCGGTATATTTTGCAATTACTGTTGGAAGCTCAAGCTATTTGAAACTCGAACCATATTTTCAAGTTGAAGGTTTAGCCTACCGATTGGTACCCATTAAAACCAAAGATAGCAATAAAGGCAAAATTGGTAGAATGGATACAGAAATTGTTTATGAGAATATGATGAACAAGTTCAAATGGGGAGGTATTAACGATCCAAGAGTTTATCTCGACGAAAATAATCAACGGATGCTTATGAATTTTAGAAGCAATTTTGCTCGGCTGGCTCTGGCTCTCTTCGAAGAAGGCAAAAAAGAAAAAAGTCTTGAAGTGGCTGATAGATGTATCGAACTAATGCCGCATAAATTTGTTCCATACAATTATTTCAATTTGCAATTATCAGAAGTATATTATAAATTGGGAGAAATAGAAAAAGGAAATGAAATAATAGCGCTTCTTGCTGATGTTTCAGAAGAGAAGATTAATTATTTCTTTAGTCTTGATAGAGAAGATGCTTCATTTTTTCAAGATGAACTGAAAAGAGACCTATATATGATGCAGGAATTTGTTAAAGTTGCTGAAAGAAATAAACAAAATGAAATGAAGGACGATCTTGAAAAAAGATTTTCAATTTTGTATTCAATTTATTCTCAGGGCAGTTAA
- a CDS encoding 2,3-bisphosphoglycerate-independent phosphoglycerate mutase, whose product MELKNRVLLMILDGWGIGDKSKSDAIFQANTPNMDFLKEKYPNSQLLTSGENVGLPEGQMGNSEVGHLNIGAGRIVYQDLVRINKAIKDNSISENETLAEAFSYAKEKNSAVHFLGLVGDGGVHSLSSHLFKLCDMTKEYDLNNVFIHALTDGRDTDPKSGYGYVEELEQHLEKSNGEIASLTGRYFTMDRDKRWERVKIGYDALVLGNGKKTDNILNSIKESYEEGITDEFIKPIVKVDADGNPVGIIKENDLVICFNFRTDRLREITVALTQKDMQEYGMKTIPLHYLTMTTYDESFENINVIYTKDNVQHTLGEIISGLGKKQIRIAETEKYAHVTFFFSGGRETEFEYEKRILIPSPKVATYDLQPEMSAILVKNEIVCELKKQETDFVCLNFANGDMVGHTGFYESILKALETVDACIGEIVEIANKNGYTTMIIADHGNSDFAVNSNGSPNTAHSLNPVPCILVSDDYKNIKDGILADVAPSILKIMGIEIPNEMTGKGLVD is encoded by the coding sequence ATGGAATTAAAAAATAGAGTATTATTAATGATATTAGATGGTTGGGGAATTGGCGACAAATCGAAATCAGATGCAATTTTTCAAGCAAATACTCCAAATATGGATTTTTTGAAAGAGAAATATCCAAACTCCCAATTATTAACTAGTGGCGAAAATGTTGGATTGCCTGAGGGGCAAATGGGAAATTCAGAAGTTGGACACCTGAATATTGGTGCTGGAAGAATAGTTTATCAGGATTTGGTAAGAATAAATAAAGCTATTAAAGATAATAGCATTTCAGAAAATGAAACTTTGGCTGAAGCATTTTCTTACGCAAAAGAAAAAAACAGTGCTGTACATTTCTTAGGTTTGGTTGGCGATGGAGGAGTTCATTCCTTGAGTAGCCACTTGTTCAAGCTATGCGATATGACTAAAGAATATGATTTGAATAATGTTTTTATTCACGCTTTGACTGATGGTCGTGATACCGATCCAAAAAGCGGATATGGATATGTCGAAGAACTTGAACAACATTTGGAAAAGTCGAATGGCGAAATTGCCAGCCTTACAGGTCGATATTTCACTATGGACAGAGACAAACGCTGGGAAAGAGTAAAAATTGGATACGATGCATTGGTTTTAGGTAATGGAAAAAAAACAGATAATATTTTAAATTCAATAAAAGAATCCTATGAAGAAGGTATCACTGATGAATTTATTAAACCAATTGTGAAAGTTGATGCTGATGGAAATCCGGTTGGAATAATCAAAGAAAACGATCTCGTAATTTGCTTCAATTTTAGAACCGACAGATTGCGAGAAATTACTGTTGCTCTTACTCAAAAAGATATGCAGGAGTATGGGATGAAAACCATTCCGCTACACTACCTCACAATGACAACTTATGACGAAAGTTTCGAAAATATAAATGTAATTTACACCAAAGATAATGTGCAACATACGCTTGGAGAAATAATTTCCGGCTTAGGGAAAAAACAAATTAGAATTGCCGAAACTGAAAAATATGCCCATGTTACATTTTTCTTTTCAGGAGGAAGAGAAACAGAATTTGAATACGAAAAAAGGATTTTGATTCCATCCCCTAAAGTAGCTACCTACGATCTACAGCCCGAAATGAGCGCCATTTTAGTTAAAAATGAAATTGTTTGCGAACTAAAAAAACAAGAGACTGATTTTGTTTGCTTAAACTTTGCAAATGGCGATATGGTAGGCCATACAGGTTTTTACGAAAGCATCTTAAAGGCTTTAGAAACTGTTGATGCCTGCATTGGTGAAATTGTGGAAATCGCAAACAAAAATGGATACACAACTATGATAATTGCCGATCACGGAAATTCAGATTTTGCTGTAAACTCTAACGGTTCGCCAAACACAGCACATTCTTTAAATCCGGTTCCTTGCATTTTGGTTTCCGATGATTATAAGAATATCAAAGATGGTATTCTCGCCGATGTAGCTCCATCAATATTGAAAATTATGGGTATTGAAATTCCTAATGAAATGACTGGGAAGGGTTTAGTTGATTAG
- a CDS encoding DUF3109 family protein: MLQIGNAIISLDVLEKKFICNFEKCKGNCCIYGDSGAPLEKDEAKKIKKNINIIQKYMTQKGKEVVEKEGVSTIDIEGDLVTPLIENQDCAFVYYENGIIKCAIEKAFLEKKIYFHKPISCHLYPIRIKKYDTFEAVNYDQWDICKSARILGEEKKVEVFQFLKEPLIRKYGAEWFTELEIASKNLDNLEIEE, from the coding sequence ATGCTACAAATAGGGAATGCAATAATCAGTTTAGATGTATTAGAAAAAAAATTTATTTGCAATTTCGAAAAATGCAAGGGAAATTGTTGTATTTATGGCGATTCCGGGGCTCCTTTAGAAAAAGATGAAGCAAAAAAAATCAAGAAAAATATAAATATCATTCAAAAGTATATGACCCAAAAGGGCAAGGAAGTTGTTGAAAAAGAAGGGGTTTCTACTATCGACATTGAAGGCGATTTGGTTACACCACTTATCGAAAACCAAGATTGTGCTTTTGTTTATTACGAAAATGGAATAATAAAATGTGCTATTGAAAAAGCATTTTTAGAAAAAAAGATATATTTTCATAAGCCAATTTCTTGTCATTTATATCCTATTAGAATAAAAAAATATGACACATTCGAAGCTGTAAACTACGACCAGTGGGACATTTGCAAATCAGCAAGAATATTAGGCGAAGAAAAAAAAGTGGAAGTATTTCAATTTTTGAAAGAACCATTAATCAGGAAATATGGTGCAGAATGGTTTACAGAACTTGAAATTGCCAGCAAAAACCTTGATAACTTAGAAATTGAGGAATAA
- a CDS encoding T9SS type A sorting domain-containing protein, protein MKKRIPLKLMLFLSVLFYSFSVNSQTIETSLETITSPDNNAVSVNIIATNVVDVDALQLAFFIDGAVLSNFSVTSHNAALTHDFFTTGWFIENIVGSKVQISWSGYNGYRATFAPNDSVLATLNFTFATGASNLIWDDLTVDACKFTGGTPSATLTSEFIDGKISSVNAIAISAEPQDIDVCAGYDADFSIATTASTYQWRTSTDNGENWTDLTNGAFFAGVNTNTLTVTTLESHSEDLFICLLDDGLATENASTHAMLTVNGWLTPPTINIDVDPGIEICDGDEATFFLSSTGGIADPLYTWKLNNVEVSTDSAYISSAIVDNDMITCELSSASACILSDPDTIYETVNPYPEAATTPSGDETLCQNSANTVYTTTAVNHAVGYYWTVSPSNAGTFTSDSVVTLTNTIDWDDAYSGNATISVKAYNDCGYGNISGGLSIDINSVPNKAFTPSGSTSLCIDDVNTSYTTTGATNATSYSWGITNGAGTFTGNTDEATIGLDWENTFSGTAQIWVAGINSCGTGQTSDILDIVVTPLPGTAATPTGSVSLCENSANEDYTTTGASEALNYTWELIPGGAGIISGTGLTATVNWDDSYVGEAKVAVKGVNTCGEGVYSDSLAITIVSLPGKAATPSGTAVLCQDSPNEIYSTTGATDASTYVWEISPVNAGTITGTGFDGTVDWDAGFNGLATITVKGVGCGDGEFSDGFDVTVNTLPSKAGTPSGIANLCQGGSSENYSTSGSINATSYGWNINPVEAGSISGSTQYAVATWSADFSGTAFITVRGISTCGNGEFSESLEITVNSIPAVDLGDSIITFSPDTVAVDVGSGYDSYAWSEGSINTTPNITTYGYYTVTVNTNSCENTDSIEIIQPETQTIPIGVDWSMISTFIDPTFDDFGNVMNTVNDNLYLAKSELGQVYWPAFNFNDIGDHTVGKAYQVKLNALDTLIVEGLSVEPENTNVTLLSGWTLFGYLRNTEASMVDMLSDVVADIVIVKDDIGQVYWPYFNFNNIGNMIPGEGYQANTTAQIDFNYAANTTKCGIVNNNNDKPQHFANHNITGCNMTICIPSTAWENAPQEGDEIGIFAQNGLLVGSALINGDNVVATIWGDDLHAEGTNGMLNNEEYTIKIWHSDLNTEETIVVENWTVGNELYETNKIAVAEKISINDNAMSNSILYQNTPNPFSNSTEIRFYLSESSFVKVQVFNMLGEMVDELVSTDLQAGNHSIIFNSEKIESGTYMYKVTSSNFIDSKYMNIVK, encoded by the coding sequence ATGAAAAAAAGAATTCCTTTAAAATTAATGCTTTTTCTAAGCGTATTGTTTTATTCCTTTTCGGTTAATTCTCAAACTATAGAAACCAGTTTGGAGACTATTACTTCGCCGGACAATAACGCAGTGAGTGTAAACATAATTGCTACAAACGTAGTAGATGTTGATGCCTTACAATTAGCTTTCTTTATTGATGGTGCTGTCCTTTCAAATTTTTCAGTTACTTCACACAATGCAGCTTTGACTCATGATTTTTTTACTACCGGATGGTTCATTGAAAATATTGTTGGTTCGAAAGTTCAAATATCATGGAGTGGATACAATGGATATAGGGCTACATTTGCACCAAACGATTCAGTGCTTGCAACATTAAATTTTACTTTTGCAACCGGTGCTTCAAACCTCATTTGGGATGATCTAACAGTTGATGCTTGTAAATTTACCGGTGGAACTCCCTCAGCAACTCTTACCTCAGAATTTATTGATGGCAAAATTTCTTCAGTAAATGCAATAGCAATTTCGGCAGAACCTCAAGATATTGATGTTTGCGCCGGATATGATGCTGATTTTTCTATAGCAACAACTGCAAGTACCTATCAGTGGAGAACGAGTACCGACAATGGTGAAAACTGGACTGACCTGACAAATGGTGCTTTTTTTGCTGGAGTAAATACTAATACTCTTACAGTAACTACACTTGAGAGTCACAGTGAAGACTTGTTTATTTGTCTTTTGGACGACGGTCTTGCAACTGAAAATGCTTCAACACATGCCATGCTTACTGTTAATGGTTGGTTAACACCTCCTACAATTAATATTGATGTAGATCCAGGAATAGAAATCTGTGATGGAGATGAAGCTACTTTCTTTTTATCCTCGACAGGTGGGATTGCAGATCCACTCTATACATGGAAATTAAACAATGTTGAAGTTAGTACTGACTCAGCATATATCTCATCAGCCATTGTTGATAACGATATGATAACTTGCGAATTGTCATCAGCTTCTGCTTGTATTTTATCTGATCCTGATACTATTTACGAGACAGTCAATCCGTATCCAGAAGCAGCTACAACTCCAAGCGGAGATGAAACTCTATGTCAAAATTCAGCAAACACTGTTTATACCACAACTGCTGTGAATCATGCAGTAGGTTATTATTGGACTGTTTCACCTTCCAATGCTGGAACATTTACCAGCGATTCAGTAGTAACTCTTACAAATACTATTGATTGGGATGATGCCTATTCAGGAAATGCTACAATATCCGTAAAAGCTTATAATGATTGTGGATATGGAAATATTTCAGGAGGATTAAGCATAGATATAAATTCTGTACCTAACAAGGCATTTACCCCTTCAGGTTCAACTTCTTTATGTATTGACGATGTAAACACTAGCTATACAACAACAGGTGCTACAAATGCAACATCATATTCATGGGGAATTACTAATGGTGCCGGTACTTTTACAGGAAATACTGATGAGGCTACTATTGGGTTAGATTGGGAAAATACATTCTCAGGAACTGCTCAAATATGGGTAGCAGGAATAAATTCCTGTGGTACAGGTCAAACTTCTGATATTTTAGATATTGTAGTTACACCATTACCCGGTACAGCTGCAACACCAACAGGATCTGTAAGTTTATGTGAAAATAGTGCAAATGAAGACTATACTACTACAGGTGCAAGTGAAGCATTGAATTATACATGGGAACTAATTCCAGGAGGTGCTGGAATCATTAGTGGAACAGGATTAACTGCAACCGTAAATTGGGATGATAGTTATGTCGGAGAAGCTAAAGTTGCCGTAAAAGGTGTAAATACATGTGGTGAAGGAGTTTATTCTGATAGCCTTGCCATTACAATTGTATCACTACCAGGAAAAGCTGCAACTCCAAGTGGAACTGCTGTTTTATGTCAGGATTCTCCAAACGAAATTTATTCTACTACTGGTGCTACAGATGCAAGCACATATGTTTGGGAAATTTCACCTGTGAATGCAGGAACAATTACAGGGACAGGTTTTGACGGAACTGTTGATTGGGATGCTGGTTTTAACGGACTTGCTACTATTACAGTAAAAGGTGTTGGTTGTGGTGATGGAGAATTCTCAGATGGTTTTGATGTTACAGTGAATACTTTACCTTCGAAAGCGGGAACACCTTCAGGAATTGCTAATTTATGTCAAGGTGGTTCGTCTGAAAACTATTCAACATCAGGTTCCATAAATGCCACTTCTTATGGTTGGAATATTAATCCGGTTGAAGCAGGTTCTATTTCTGGATCAACCCAATATGCCGTAGCAACATGGAGTGCAGACTTCTCAGGTACAGCATTTATTACTGTTAGAGGGATCTCAACTTGTGGAAACGGTGAGTTTTCAGAAAGTCTCGAAATTACAGTTAATTCTATACCAGCGGTTGACTTAGGTGATAGTATTATTACATTTTCGCCAGACACAGTTGCAGTAGATGTTGGGTCCGGATATGATAGTTATGCTTGGTCAGAAGGCTCAATAAACACTACACCTAACATAACTACTTATGGATACTATACTGTTACAGTAAATACCAATAGTTGTGAGAACACTGATTCTATTGAAATAATTCAACCAGAAACTCAAACTATTCCGATTGGGGTAGATTGGAGTATGATTTCAACATTTATTGATCCTACTTTCGATGATTTCGGAAATGTTATGAATACTGTAAATGATAACCTTTATCTTGCTAAAAGTGAATTAGGGCAAGTCTATTGGCCAGCATTTAATTTCAATGATATTGGAGATCATACGGTTGGAAAAGCCTATCAAGTAAAACTAAATGCACTTGATACTCTAATTGTTGAAGGATTGTCAGTTGAACCAGAAAATACAAATGTAACATTGCTTTCAGGATGGACATTGTTTGGATACCTTAGAAATACTGAAGCTTCTATGGTTGATATGCTTAGCGATGTTGTTGCTGACATTGTAATTGTGAAGGATGATATAGGGCAAGTTTATTGGCCTTATTTCAACTTTAATAACATTGGAAATATGATTCCAGGTGAAGGATATCAAGCAAATACTACGGCTCAGATAGATTTCAACTATGCTGCAAATACTACAAAATGTGGAATTGTTAATAATAATAATGATAAACCACAACATTTTGCAAATCATAATATTACTGGTTGCAATATGACAATTTGCATTCCATCTACAGCTTGGGAAAATGCTCCTCAAGAAGGCGATGAAATTGGAATATTTGCACAAAACGGACTACTCGTTGGTTCTGCTCTAATTAATGGCGACAATGTTGTTGCTACAATTTGGGGAGACGATCTACATGCTGAAGGAACAAACGGTATGCTTAACAATGAAGAATATACAATCAAAATCTGGCATTCTGATTTAAATACTGAAGAAACAATCGTAGTTGAAAATTGGACGGTAGGAAATGAGTTATATGAAACAAATAAAATTGCTGTTGCAGAGAAAATTTCAATAAATGATAATGCAATGTCTAATAGCATTTTATATCAAAATACTCCAAATCCGTTTAGTAATTCAACCGAAATTCGGTTTTACCTTTCGGAGAGTTCTTTTGTTAAAGTTCAGGTATTTAATATGTTAGGAGAAATGGTAGATGAGCTTGTTTCAACTGATTTACAAGCAGGAAATCATTCAATAATTTTCAACTCTGAGAAAATTGAATCCGGTACATATATGTATAAGGTTACAAGTTCAAATTTTATAGATTCAAAATATATGAATATTGTAAAATAA